Proteins from one Capricornis sumatraensis isolate serow.1 chromosome 2, serow.2, whole genome shotgun sequence genomic window:
- the LDLRAD1 gene encoding low-density lipoprotein receptor class A domain-containing protein 1 translates to MNKIFPQGDANGNAAAGSKALPGGEANCSPCCCSRRGACLSAFLMLLLTTLAALIALVAILGPPPRTPGAQACVTQTNRTGFLCDDRSSCIPASRVCDGVRTCARGEDEEEALCRAVPQSLPGFLVAHCGHPASWIYSDQMCDGINNCGDCSDELSPGTTCPPCGPGWWRCPSTVFRYCSCIPRSLCRDRVQHCSDWSDEYSCPGPD, encoded by the exons ATGAACAAGATCTTTCCCCAG GGGGATGCCAATGGCAATGCTGCTGCTGGAAGCAAAGCCCTCCCTGGAGGGGAAG CGAACTGCAGCCCTTGCTGCTGCTCACGCCGAGGGGCCTGCCTCTCAGCCTTCCTGATGCTCCTGCTGACCACTCTTGCAGCTCTGATCGCCCTGGTCGCCATCCTTGGACCCCCACCTCGCACACCAG GGGCCCAGGCCTGTGTGACGCAGACGAACAGGACGGGCTTCCTGTGCGACGACCGAAGCAGCTGCATCCCGGCCAGCAGGGTCTGTGACGGCGTTCGCACCTGTGCCCGCGGCGAGGACGAAGAGGAGGCCTTGTGCC GAGCTGTGCCCCAGAGCCTCCCTGGCTTTCTCGTGGCTCACTGTGGACACCCTGCTTCCTGGATCTACTCAGACCAAATGTGTGATGGGATCAACAACTGCGGGGACTGCTCAGATGAACTGAGCCCAG GGACTACCTGCCCGCCCTGTGGCCCTGGGTGGTGGCGCTGCCCCTCGACTGTCTTCAGATACTGCAGCTGTATCCCCAGGAGCCTCTGCCGGGATCGTGTGCAGCATTGCTCCGACTGGTCCGACGAGTACTCCTGTCCTGGCCCTGACTGA
- the LRRC42 gene encoding leucine-rich repeat-containing protein 42, translating to MSYYLNSENHLDSGPIYVRENGQLHMVNLALDDVRSSLQKPRPFRLFPKGFSVELCMNREDDTAQKEKTDHFIFTYTREGNLRYSAKSLFSLVLGFISDNVDHIDSLIGFPEQIAEKLFSAAEARQKFTEPGAGLRALQKFTEAYGSLVLCSLCLRNRYLVISEKLEEIKSFRELTCLDLSCCKLGDEHELLEHLTNEALSSVTQLRLKDNCLSDAGVRKMTAPVRVMKRGLENLSLLDLSCNPEITDAGIGYLFSFRKLNCLDISGTGLKDVKAVKHKLQTHIGLVHSKVPLKEFDHSNCKTEGWADQIVLQWERVTLEAMKPQETLESRRAAQHFYGKRARTEAPGKYPPTEAHTNSSEKLQFYKEKAADCHGPLLKHEALSSQESKSKKRAFEEPEKEQSSSSQSSKQKYVCLAVEDWDLLNSY from the exons ATGTCTTACTACCTCAACTCAGAAAACCATCTGGACTCAGGGCCCATCTACGTGCGAGAAAATGGGCAACTGCACATGGTCAATCTGGCCTTGGATGACGTTAGGAGTAGCCTGCAGAAGCCAAGGCCTTTCAGACTGTTTCCCAAAGGCTTTTCTGTGGAGCTCTGCATGAACAGGGAAGATGACACTGCGCAGAAAGAGAAGACTGatcatttcattttcacataCACCCGGGAGGGAAATCTTCGGTACTCTGCCAAATCCCTCTTCAGCCTTGTCCTGGGCTTCATCTCTGACAATGTTGACCACATTGATTCCCTTATTGGCTTTCCTGAGCAGATTGCTGAAAAGCTGTTCTCTGCTGCCGAAGCCAGACAGAAATTCACGGAGCCCGGTGCGGGGCTCAGGGCTTTACAGAAATTCACTGAGGCCTATGGAAGTCTGGTGCTTTGCTCCTTGTGTTTGCGAAACAG ATACCTGGTGATTTCAGAAAAACTCGAGGAGATTAAGTCTTTCCGGGAGCTGACCTGTCTGGATCTTTCCTGTTGCAAGCTTGGAGATGAGCATGAGCTTCTAGAACATCTCACCAATGAAGCCCTGTCTAG TGTAACTCAACTCCGcctgaaggataattgtttatCTGATGCCGGGGTGCGGAAAATGACGGCGCCAGTTCGAGTGATGAAAAGAGGCCTTGAAAATCTGTCGTTATTAGATTTATCTT GTAACCCTGAGATAACAGATGCAGGAATTGGATAcctcttttcttttagaaaactCAACTGCTTAGATATCTCTGGGACGGGACTCAAG GACGTCAAAGCTGTCAAACACAAGCTTCAGACCCACATCGGCCTCGTTCACTCCAAAGTCCCTTTGAAGGAATTTGATCACAGTAACTGCAAGACAGAGGGCTGGGCTGATCAG ATTGTTCTGCAATGGGAACGTGTGACTTTGGAAGCTATGAAGCCGCAAGAAACCTTGGAGTCTCGAAGAGCAGCTCAGCACTTCT ATGGGAAGCGGGCTCGAACAGAAGCCCCAGGGAAGTATCCCCCGACAGAGGCCCACACGAACTCTTCTGAGAAGCTCCAGTTCTATAAAGAGAAGGCCGCAGACTGCCATGGGCCACTGTTGAAACACGAAGCCCTGTCAAGCCAGGAGTCAAAGAGCAAGAAGAGAGCTTTCGAGGAGCCAGAGAAGGAACAGAGCAGCTCTTCACAGTCTTCGAAGCAGAAATATGTGTGTCTTGCTGTTGAAGACTGGGACTTGCTAAATTCGTATTGA